One Gordonia sp. SID5947 genomic region harbors:
- a CDS encoding LppP/LprE family lipoprotein codes for MTILPALRGARLAAAVLLATTLLIGATACRTDEAPPPDASPTTSVPTPEVPTAALPTTAAPTHMTAPGTGPRPMAPPAGSGHGVCLDANSALVDDAVASLGADPNGGEWQVETSSDNRLADGCHLDFVLVTGSGYHDATATSRVLLFHGGEFVGTVESTPYSYTSIAGYTHRSVSVRYRWWLDDDAFCCPTGGPTVVTATYDDGIQRKGTFPPS; via the coding sequence ATGACGATCCTGCCGGCGCTTCGCGGCGCGCGCCTCGCCGCCGCCGTGCTGCTCGCAACGACGCTGCTCATCGGGGCGACGGCGTGCCGCACCGACGAGGCCCCACCCCCGGACGCGTCGCCGACGACATCGGTGCCGACCCCTGAGGTGCCGACTGCTGCGCTACCGACCACTGCGGCGCCGACGCACATGACCGCGCCCGGCACCGGCCCGCGACCGATGGCTCCGCCTGCCGGCAGCGGCCACGGGGTGTGCCTGGACGCGAACTCCGCGCTGGTCGACGATGCCGTCGCGTCGCTGGGCGCCGACCCCAACGGGGGTGAATGGCAGGTCGAGACGTCCTCCGACAACCGGCTCGCCGACGGCTGCCATCTCGATTTCGTGCTGGTCACCGGGTCGGGATACCACGATGCGACGGCCACCAGCCGCGTGCTGTTGTTCCACGGCGGTGAGTTCGTGGGGACCGTGGAGTCCACGCCGTACTCGTATACGAGCATCGCCGGGTATACCCACCGCTCGGTGAGCGTCCGGTACCGGTGGTGGCTCGACGATGACGCCTTCTGCTGCCCCACCGGCGGGCCGACCGTCGTGACCGCCACCTACGACGACGGTATCCAGCGCAAGGGCACCTTTCCGCCGAGCTGA
- a CDS encoding acyl-CoA dehydrogenase family protein gives MSTDPEKRRTRLLEDAYRLADELLFPAAAEVDHTGVIPSSHWHALADAGMFGIAAPEGSGGPGLDLAHVVEIIEVMASGCLTTAFTWLQHHGVVISLAGTSNAPLRDELFESTTTGRLRAGVAYAGVVPTPPRMRATRVDGGWRFDGYAPFVSGWGVVDLLQISARDVATDDVIAAILPISAVPEAISVTPLHLGAADGTRTVALKVDGLVIPDHRVVSEVTLDDFFATQNMGVRLNGTLPLGLLRRCAALLDISGHTDAARSLRERGSVVRTRLDEGITDAAVLISARAEAARLALDASAALVTADGGRGLLRGNHPERLSREAVFTLVAASRPQLKDLLVARFSSG, from the coding sequence GTGAGCACCGATCCCGAGAAGCGGCGCACCCGACTGCTCGAGGATGCCTACCGTCTGGCCGACGAGCTCCTCTTCCCGGCGGCCGCCGAGGTCGATCACACCGGCGTGATCCCGTCGAGCCACTGGCACGCACTCGCCGATGCCGGGATGTTCGGCATCGCGGCACCGGAGGGTTCCGGTGGTCCGGGACTGGATCTCGCGCACGTCGTCGAGATCATCGAAGTGATGGCCAGCGGCTGCCTCACGACTGCGTTCACCTGGCTGCAGCATCACGGCGTGGTGATCTCGCTGGCGGGCACCTCCAATGCGCCATTGCGGGATGAGCTGTTCGAGTCGACGACCACCGGGCGCCTGCGGGCCGGGGTGGCCTATGCGGGGGTGGTTCCCACCCCACCGCGGATGCGGGCAACGCGGGTAGACGGCGGATGGCGATTCGACGGGTACGCGCCATTCGTGAGCGGTTGGGGCGTCGTCGATCTGCTGCAGATCTCCGCGCGTGACGTGGCAACCGACGATGTGATCGCCGCGATCCTGCCGATCTCGGCGGTCCCGGAAGCCATCAGCGTCACCCCGCTGCACCTGGGTGCCGCGGACGGAACACGAACGGTTGCACTGAAAGTCGACGGTCTCGTCATACCGGATCATCGAGTGGTGAGCGAGGTGACACTCGACGACTTCTTCGCGACGCAGAACATGGGCGTCCGGCTCAACGGCACCCTCCCACTGGGTCTGCTCCGGCGATGCGCCGCACTCCTCGACATCTCGGGCCACACCGACGCCGCCCGCTCGCTGCGTGAACGCGGCAGCGTCGTACGCACCCGCCTCGACGAGGGAATCACCGATGCGGCGGTGCTGATCTCGGCGCGTGCCGAAGCTGCCCGGCTCGCTCTCGACGCCTCGGCCGCGCTAGTCACCGCCGACGGCGGACGCGGCCTGCTCCGCGGCAACCACCCCGAACGGCTCTCCCGCGAGGCGGTGTTCACCTTGGTGGCCGCGAGCCGTCCCCAATTGAAGGACCTACTGGTGGCACGATTCAGCTCCGGCTGA
- a CDS encoding helix-turn-helix transcriptional regulator, with product MGQTAWPRHLRTDPDSRDLPIDARDDLLVLGLIAAGIGCTAGGDLDSAEFHLGRAMALAEGAARPPLRARVGTELASVAWCRGDARSMRSLAVEAMSYAGGVASPHGLGRCAAVAAMAAYLLGDPDRSATPADLAPHGGAVVESGQALAGGARTALCELISGFEYTTERYPSADRARRTLAAMLSHDPAPLPSGVLLISVAHMCLVVGRPDWVTELVGIANRVHGPHSEAAVATAAVQVFHGRGDSARRTLAPVLRDAAGLHPHTASAAWAVEAFVACELGENRAVHLALNAALEVADRSGVVAPLLESGSTLTDALARDAGTFGHLDGLAERVLQSANSRAQIDHAHLTPSEMRVLSMLPSAKTAGEIAELLSVSVNTVKTHMRGVYRKLGVGSRRDAVIAARSTGLI from the coding sequence GGGCCAGACGGCGTGGCCGCGACATCTCCGAACTGATCCCGACTCTCGGGACCTGCCGATCGATGCGCGCGACGATCTCCTCGTCCTCGGACTGATCGCGGCCGGAATCGGATGTACCGCAGGCGGAGATCTCGACTCGGCCGAGTTCCACCTCGGACGCGCGATGGCTCTCGCAGAAGGAGCCGCGCGACCGCCACTGCGTGCGCGGGTCGGCACCGAACTCGCATCGGTCGCCTGGTGTCGCGGTGATGCGAGATCGATGAGATCGCTGGCGGTGGAGGCGATGTCATATGCCGGTGGTGTCGCTTCGCCGCACGGTCTCGGCCGGTGCGCCGCGGTGGCGGCGATGGCCGCATACCTCCTCGGCGATCCGGACCGCTCGGCCACCCCGGCCGATCTGGCGCCGCACGGCGGGGCCGTGGTCGAGTCCGGGCAGGCCCTCGCAGGCGGTGCACGTACCGCGCTGTGCGAACTGATCTCCGGTTTCGAGTACACCACCGAGCGGTACCCATCGGCGGATCGTGCGAGGCGAACCCTCGCGGCGATGCTGTCACACGACCCGGCGCCCCTGCCGTCCGGTGTGCTCCTGATCAGTGTGGCGCACATGTGTCTGGTGGTCGGCCGGCCCGACTGGGTGACCGAACTCGTCGGGATCGCGAACCGCGTGCACGGCCCGCACTCCGAGGCGGCGGTCGCCACCGCCGCGGTCCAGGTCTTCCACGGTCGAGGTGACAGCGCGCGGCGCACACTCGCGCCGGTGCTGCGGGACGCGGCAGGACTACATCCGCACACGGCTTCGGCGGCGTGGGCGGTCGAGGCTTTCGTGGCTTGCGAGCTGGGGGAGAACCGTGCCGTGCATCTGGCCCTGAACGCCGCCCTCGAGGTCGCCGATCGCAGCGGTGTGGTCGCCCCGCTGCTGGAGTCGGGCTCCACGCTGACCGACGCCCTGGCGCGTGACGCCGGGACGTTCGGGCACCTCGACGGCCTCGCCGAACGAGTGCTGCAGTCGGCGAACAGTCGCGCGCAGATCGACCATGCACATCTCACCCCGTCCGAGATGCGGGTGCTGAGCATGCTCCCGTCGGCCAAGACGGCCGGAGAGATCGCCGAACTCCTGTCGGTGTCGGTGAACACGGTCAAGACACATATGAGGGGTGTGTATCGAAAGCTGGGGGTCGGTTCCCGCCGCGATGCCGTCATCGCGGCGCGTTCCACCGGCCTGATCTGA
- a CDS encoding HNH endonuclease signature motif containing protein: MFTCSDPDAAVAAIASTSPGELGEAARAHLRSSRRHEARSLLAAHRLGQAVYDDMVMSLSATGQMRVRHGADKAAIGEISLQLGISRTKAGTWFNLGDALQRLPKIRRAYLAGDLSTHRMSTMVYAAQTAPDTITGEPTPVDPSGSDGPEPAGPELANPDIAHPDAVDPEPGDSGELPDSGARGAVSQADADDVPVLDFEDLALELSSRPTTDRVFTDQLADIVISLDPDAATEARHEFADAWQNLTVTADAAGHMNLDACIPAEDGVHLTQRITALIAARICRRDPRRIGQHRVMALAEIIGVPGKTLTCGCGHGNCPTQPPTDPVTAPHRGDSSHEDTGDHVSNDGAAEEIPVDRRSDSPVGKDVAPNLIVDLTDPTVPRLRGYGAIDPALATTLGEHSTPITAPDDGNRSGNGNGHRRPSGLIVVTNRGPAPPADPTGHGGHQHPPPGAWTYKPAARLRNQILHSDHTCRYPLCSRSSHECELDHLVKFDHAHPPAGGWTVDINLVPLCTPDHHRKHQALWTPTVHTDRTITWHSPTTGQDIITYPR; the protein is encoded by the coding sequence GTGTTCACCTGTTCTGATCCCGATGCTGCCGTGGCGGCGATCGCGTCGACGTCGCCGGGTGAGCTCGGCGAGGCCGCGCGTGCGCACCTGCGATCGAGCCGCCGGCATGAGGCCCGTTCGTTGCTGGCGGCCCACCGCCTGGGTCAGGCCGTCTATGACGACATGGTGATGTCGCTCAGTGCCACCGGACAGATGCGGGTGCGCCACGGCGCCGACAAAGCGGCCATCGGTGAGATCTCGCTGCAGTTGGGGATCTCGCGCACCAAGGCCGGTACCTGGTTCAACCTCGGTGACGCCCTGCAACGCCTGCCCAAGATCCGGCGGGCCTATCTGGCCGGCGACCTCAGCACCCACCGCATGTCGACAATGGTCTACGCCGCCCAGACCGCACCCGACACCATCACCGGCGAACCGACACCGGTCGACCCCAGCGGCTCCGACGGTCCTGAACCTGCCGGCCCCGAACTTGCCAACCCCGACATTGCCCACCCGGATGCTGTCGACCCGGAACCCGGCGATTCTGGTGAGCTGCCGGATTCGGGTGCGCGCGGCGCGGTGTCGCAAGCTGATGCCGATGATGTGCCGGTCCTCGATTTCGAGGACCTGGCCCTGGAATTGTCGTCGCGACCGACCACCGACCGAGTGTTCACCGACCAACTCGCCGACATCGTCATCAGCCTCGACCCCGACGCCGCCACCGAGGCCCGCCACGAGTTCGCCGACGCCTGGCAGAACCTCACCGTCACCGCCGACGCAGCCGGACACATGAACCTCGACGCCTGTATACCCGCCGAAGACGGCGTTCACCTGACCCAGCGGATCACCGCGCTGATCGCCGCTCGCATCTGCCGCCGCGACCCCCGCCGCATCGGACAACACCGCGTCATGGCCCTCGCCGAGATCATCGGCGTCCCCGGCAAAACGCTCACCTGCGGCTGCGGCCACGGCAACTGCCCCACCCAGCCACCCACCGACCCGGTGACCGCCCCACACCGCGGCGACAGCAGCCACGAAGATACCGGCGACCACGTCTCGAACGACGGTGCAGCCGAGGAGATTCCGGTCGACCGTCGCTCAGACAGTCCGGTGGGCAAGGATGTGGCGCCGAACCTGATCGTCGACCTCACCGACCCCACCGTGCCGCGACTACGTGGTTACGGTGCGATCGATCCTGCCCTGGCCACCACGCTGGGCGAGCACTCCACACCCATCACCGCTCCCGACGACGGCAATCGCAGCGGCAATGGCAATGGCCACCGTCGCCCGTCTGGCCTGATCGTCGTCACCAACCGCGGTCCCGCACCACCGGCCGATCCCACCGGGCACGGCGGCCACCAGCATCCACCACCCGGAGCGTGGACCTATAAGCCCGCCGCACGGTTACGCAATCAGATCCTGCATTCGGACCACACCTGCCGATACCCCCTGTGCAGCAGATCTTCTCACGAATGCGAACTCGACCATCTCGTGAAGTTCGACCACGCCCACCCACCGGCCGGCGGCTGGACCGTGGACATCAACCTCGTACCCCTGTGCACACCCGACCACCACCGCAAACACCAAGCACTCTGGACACCCACCGTGCACACTGACCGCACCATCACCTGGCACAGCCCGACCACCGGCCAGGACATCATCACCTACCCGCGATGA
- a CDS encoding APC family permease, translating to MGEHSTDEGPTTQARAGAGVAPRPVNYITWTALALMTVSSVASLRPAPTMAVYGLACVFLYVLPAILFLIPTSLVSAELASGWPGGVYRWVTEGISPNMGFAAAWHQFAMTIFYYPTLLSFVASTLAYVIDPGLASNGVFTAIVIIVVYWAGVLLALRGGIGVIAKLASSGVLIGTIIPGALLVLLGIIYLLQGNPSAAPMTGGHLLPAWTGIASIVLIVSNFGAYSGMEMNAVHVNELKEPGKQFPRAMFLAVALVLVILILPPLAISWVVPSDQISLTAGVMQAVEVVFAHFGLQWLVPLIGLAIVIASLAGFMTWLSGPSRSLLLVAKDGGYLPPYLQRTNKAGVQQNILVVQGWVTTVLALLFALVPAVSNAYWIFMTITTAVYLLVYLWLFIAAYRLRKIAPDHPRGYRAPALPLLCAVGFISSIAAIVISFVPPSQFGDGSPWAFVGIVGGGILLLGLIIPAALIAFRKPSWRLPAEVEEEKP from the coding sequence ATGGGTGAGCATTCCACGGACGAAGGCCCCACGACTCAGGCGCGGGCGGGCGCGGGCGTGGCCCCACGGCCGGTCAACTACATCACCTGGACTGCGCTCGCGCTGATGACGGTGTCGTCGGTCGCGAGTCTGCGGCCGGCCCCGACCATGGCGGTATACGGGCTGGCCTGCGTGTTCCTCTACGTACTTCCCGCCATCCTGTTCCTGATCCCGACATCGCTGGTGTCCGCGGAACTCGCGTCCGGCTGGCCGGGTGGTGTCTATCGCTGGGTCACCGAGGGGATCTCGCCGAACATGGGATTCGCCGCGGCCTGGCATCAGTTCGCGATGACGATCTTCTACTACCCGACGTTGCTCTCGTTTGTCGCGAGCACCTTGGCGTATGTCATCGATCCTGGATTGGCGTCGAACGGGGTTTTCACGGCGATCGTGATCATCGTCGTCTACTGGGCCGGTGTGCTGCTCGCATTGCGTGGCGGCATCGGCGTGATCGCGAAACTCGCGTCGAGCGGCGTCTTGATCGGCACCATCATCCCGGGTGCGCTGCTGGTCCTGCTCGGTATCATCTACCTCCTTCAGGGCAATCCGTCGGCGGCGCCGATGACCGGCGGTCATCTCCTGCCGGCCTGGACCGGTATCGCCAGCATCGTGCTGATCGTCAGCAATTTCGGCGCGTACTCGGGCATGGAGATGAATGCCGTGCACGTCAACGAACTCAAGGAGCCGGGCAAGCAGTTCCCCCGCGCGATGTTCCTCGCGGTGGCCCTGGTCCTGGTGATCCTGATCCTCCCGCCGCTGGCCATCTCATGGGTGGTGCCGTCGGATCAGATCAGTCTGACCGCCGGCGTGATGCAGGCGGTGGAGGTGGTGTTCGCCCACTTCGGTCTGCAATGGCTGGTGCCGCTCATCGGGCTGGCCATCGTCATCGCCTCACTGGCCGGATTCATGACGTGGCTGTCGGGCCCGTCTCGGAGTCTCCTGCTCGTGGCCAAGGACGGTGGGTATCTGCCCCCGTACCTGCAGAGGACGAACAAAGCCGGTGTTCAGCAGAACATCCTGGTGGTCCAGGGATGGGTGACCACGGTGCTGGCGCTGCTGTTCGCGCTCGTCCCCGCGGTGTCGAACGCCTACTGGATCTTCATGACCATCACCACCGCCGTCTATCTCCTCGTGTACCTGTGGTTGTTCATCGCCGCGTACCGGTTGCGCAAGATCGCCCCCGACCACCCCCGCGGCTACCGGGCGCCGGCGCTCCCGCTGCTCTGTGCGGTGGGGTTCATCTCGTCGATCGCGGCGATTGTCATCAGCTTCGTGCCGCCATCCCAGTTCGGCGACGGGAGTCCATGGGCGTTCGTCGGGATCGTCGGCGGCGGCATCCTGCTCCTGGGGCTGATCATCCCTGCCGCGCTGATCGCGTTCCGCAAACCGAGCTGGCGTCTCCCGGCCGAGGTCGAGGAGGAGAAGCCATGA
- a CDS encoding 2Fe-2S iron-sulfur cluster-binding protein — MSYTVEVTGSDPRTVECAGDQRLLDAFLRNGVYLPNSCNQGTCGTCKVKVLCGSVDQPAVSETVLSAEEQAAGHVLACQSSPTSDTRIEVPLDGATGPRHVLRDMRGTVHEIRTLADETIALTVGIDEPLQFSAGQYIEFVVPGTGAVRQYSMANPPSRADRLEFHIRRVPGGLATDGWIFDALTHGQPVEMRGPWGDFVHDVDADGPMILLAGGTGLAPLTSIALDALERDPRREIHLYHGVRHQRDLYDVELWESLSRTHPGVRYEPCLSRESWSGRQGYVGEALVEDFDSLRGYVAYLCGPPAMVDAGVKACKRRRMPGRSIKREKYTPATLAESVPA, encoded by the coding sequence ATGTCGTACACGGTCGAGGTCACGGGGTCCGATCCGCGCACCGTCGAGTGCGCCGGAGACCAGCGCCTGTTGGACGCATTCCTGCGCAACGGCGTATACCTGCCCAATTCGTGCAACCAGGGCACGTGCGGCACATGCAAGGTGAAGGTGTTGTGCGGCAGCGTCGATCAACCTGCGGTATCCGAGACGGTGTTGTCGGCCGAGGAACAGGCCGCAGGTCATGTCCTGGCGTGCCAGTCGTCGCCGACGTCGGATACGCGCATCGAGGTACCGCTCGACGGCGCGACCGGCCCGCGACATGTTTTGCGGGACATGCGCGGAACGGTCCACGAGATCCGCACGCTCGCCGACGAGACGATCGCCCTCACGGTCGGCATCGACGAACCGCTCCAGTTCTCGGCCGGACAATACATCGAGTTCGTGGTACCCGGCACCGGTGCGGTGCGGCAGTACTCGATGGCCAATCCGCCCAGTCGCGCCGACCGCCTCGAGTTCCACATCCGGCGGGTACCCGGCGGGCTCGCGACGGACGGGTGGATCTTCGACGCGCTGACACACGGCCAGCCGGTCGAGATGCGCGGTCCGTGGGGCGATTTCGTCCATGACGTCGACGCCGACGGCCCGATGATCCTCCTTGCCGGCGGGACCGGCCTCGCGCCACTCACCTCGATCGCTCTCGACGCGCTCGAACGCGATCCCCGGCGCGAGATCCACCTGTATCACGGTGTGCGACACCAGCGGGACCTCTACGACGTCGAGCTCTGGGAGTCGTTGAGCCGTACGCATCCCGGCGTGCGGTATGAACCGTGCCTCAGCCGCGAGTCCTGGTCGGGACGGCAAGGGTACGTCGGCGAAGCGCTCGTCGAGGACTTCGACAGTCTGCGCGGCTACGTCGCGTACCTCTGCGGTCCGCCCGCGATGGTCGATGCCGGGGTGAAAGCATGCAAACGCCGCCGGATGCCGGGGCGCAGCATCAAGCGGGAGAAGTACACCCCGGCCACCCTGGCGGAATCGGTGCCGGCATGA
- a CDS encoding cytochrome P450 → MTTTVSWLDDITMTELERNPYPVYERLRAEAPLAYVPVLGSYVASTAEICREIATSDDFEAIITKAGGRTFGHPAVIGVNGAIHEDLRSMVDPALQPQEVDRWIDDLVRPIARRYLEEFEDVGEAELVAQYCEPVSVRALGDLLGLREVSSDQLRDWFHKLSRSFTNAGVDENGEFTNPEGFDEGDQAKEEIRAIVDPLIDHWIDHPDDSAISHWLHDGMPEGETRDRDYIYPTLYVYLLGAMQEPGHAMASTLVGLFTRPDQLEQVADEPGLIPRAISEGMRWTSPIWSATARISTTDVEVAGVSLPAGSVVLMSYGSANHDHTVYEAPSAYDITRPPLPHLAFGAGNHACAGIYFANHVCRIGLEELFDSIPTLERDTDNDVEFWGWGFRGPTSLHVTWEV, encoded by the coding sequence ATGACCACGACCGTTTCCTGGCTCGACGACATCACCATGACCGAGCTCGAGCGCAATCCCTACCCGGTCTACGAACGACTCCGCGCCGAGGCACCGCTCGCCTACGTGCCGGTCCTCGGGTCGTACGTCGCGAGCACCGCCGAGATCTGCCGCGAGATCGCGACCAGCGACGACTTCGAGGCGATCATCACCAAGGCCGGCGGCCGCACATTCGGTCATCCCGCTGTCATCGGTGTGAACGGCGCCATCCACGAGGACCTGCGGTCCATGGTGGACCCTGCGCTGCAGCCGCAGGAGGTGGACCGATGGATCGATGACCTCGTCCGCCCGATCGCCCGCCGCTACCTCGAGGAGTTCGAGGACGTGGGTGAGGCCGAGCTCGTCGCGCAGTACTGCGAGCCGGTGTCGGTGCGCGCTCTCGGAGATCTCCTCGGACTGCGCGAGGTCAGTTCAGACCAGCTCCGCGACTGGTTCCACAAGCTGTCGCGCTCGTTCACCAACGCCGGTGTCGACGAGAACGGCGAGTTCACCAACCCGGAGGGTTTCGACGAGGGCGACCAGGCCAAGGAGGAGATCCGCGCCATCGTCGACCCCCTGATCGATCACTGGATCGACCACCCCGACGACAGCGCGATCAGCCACTGGCTGCACGACGGGATGCCCGAGGGCGAGACCCGCGATCGCGACTACATCTACCCGACGCTCTACGTGTATCTGCTCGGCGCGATGCAAGAACCCGGACACGCGATGGCCTCGACCCTTGTCGGTCTGTTCACGCGGCCGGATCAGTTGGAGCAGGTCGCCGATGAGCCCGGGCTCATCCCGCGGGCGATCTCGGAGGGCATGCGCTGGACGTCGCCGATCTGGTCGGCGACCGCGCGCATCAGCACGACCGACGTCGAGGTGGCCGGGGTCTCGCTGCCCGCCGGTTCCGTCGTGCTCATGTCGTACGGCTCGGCCAACCACGACCACACCGTCTACGAGGCGCCGTCGGCCTACGACATCACCCGGCCTCCGCTACCGCACCTTGCCTTCGGTGCCGGCAATCATGCTTGTGCGGGAATCTATTTCGCGAATCACGTGTGTCGGATCGGCTTGGAGGAGTTGTTCGACTCGATCCCCACGCTGGAGCGCGACACGGACAACGACGTCGAGTTCTGGGGCTGGGGCTTTCGCGGACCCACCTCGCTTCATGTCACGTGGGAGGTATGA
- a CDS encoding dipeptidase: MSDEALRDRVHDLMPRAQADLTEMVGFRSVHDAAQSPPEECDKMVDWLLEAFSSVGLADVAAHETSDGSKAVTGSLSGPDDAPTVLLYFHHDVQPPLDDAAWDSPVWSLTERSGRWYGRGAADCKGNIATHLTALRALDGDIPVNIKIIGEGSEEQGTGGLEDFVPKNPELLSADAILVCDAGNFAVGRPSLTTSLRGIANIVVTVETLSSAMHSGMFGGAAPDALAALIAMLASLRDADGNTTVAGLQSDAMWDGVDYPADAFRRDATVLDGVDLVGTGRVSDMVWARPAATVLGIDCPPVVGSSAAVQAKARARINLRVPPGMNARHAQDALIAHLQDAAPWNVKVSFEREADGSPFTGSTSGPGFDTMVDAMKNTYGTEVLLQGQGGSIPLCNVFAETFPDAEIMLLGVEEPLCLIHAPNESVDPTEIENMAVVEAKFLRDYPARLSRS, from the coding sequence ATGAGTGACGAAGCCTTGCGTGACCGAGTCCACGACCTGATGCCCAGGGCACAGGCGGATCTGACCGAGATGGTGGGATTTCGCTCGGTCCACGATGCGGCACAGTCCCCGCCCGAGGAGTGCGACAAGATGGTCGACTGGTTGCTGGAGGCATTCAGCTCGGTCGGGCTCGCCGACGTCGCGGCCCACGAGACGTCGGACGGGAGCAAAGCGGTCACCGGCAGTCTTTCCGGCCCCGACGACGCGCCGACCGTCTTGCTGTATTTCCACCATGACGTGCAGCCGCCTCTCGACGATGCAGCGTGGGATTCGCCGGTCTGGTCACTGACCGAGCGAAGTGGCCGCTGGTACGGCCGCGGCGCGGCGGACTGCAAGGGGAACATCGCAACGCACCTGACGGCTTTGCGGGCACTCGACGGCGACATCCCGGTGAACATCAAGATCATCGGCGAGGGGTCCGAGGAGCAGGGGACCGGCGGGCTCGAGGACTTTGTGCCGAAGAATCCCGAACTGCTGAGCGCCGACGCGATCCTGGTGTGCGACGCCGGGAACTTCGCGGTGGGACGACCGAGCCTCACCACCAGCCTCCGGGGTATCGCGAACATCGTCGTCACGGTCGAAACACTCTCGTCGGCAATGCACTCCGGCATGTTCGGCGGTGCGGCACCCGATGCGCTGGCGGCGCTCATCGCCATGCTCGCAAGCCTCCGCGACGCGGACGGCAACACCACGGTAGCGGGCCTGCAGTCGGACGCGATGTGGGATGGCGTCGACTACCCGGCAGACGCGTTCCGGCGTGACGCCACCGTGCTCGACGGCGTGGACCTCGTCGGTACCGGACGAGTGTCCGACATGGTCTGGGCGCGCCCGGCCGCGACCGTTCTGGGTATCGACTGTCCGCCGGTGGTGGGGTCGTCGGCGGCCGTCCAGGCGAAGGCCCGCGCGCGCATCAATCTCCGTGTGCCGCCCGGCATGAATGCCCGACACGCGCAGGACGCGCTCATCGCACACCTGCAGGACGCCGCGCCCTGGAACGTTAAGGTGTCGTTCGAGCGGGAGGCCGACGGGTCGCCGTTCACCGGTTCCACCTCCGGACCCGGTTTCGACACCATGGTCGACGCCATGAAGAACACCTACGGCACCGAGGTGCTGCTGCAAGGACAGGGCGGATCGATCCCGCTGTGCAATGTGTTCGCCGAGACGTTCCCGGACGCGGAGATCATGTTGCTCGGCGTGGAGGAGCCGCTCTGTCTCATCCACGCACCGAACGAGAGCGTGGACCCCACCGAGATCGAGAACATGGCGGTGGTGGAGGCGAAGTTCCTACGTGATTATCCCGCCCGACTCAGCCGGAGCTGA
- a CDS encoding lipocalin family protein has product MRITRTTRPLLTLLATAALALGALFATSASASAAPLQPIPKLDTQRYLGSWWQLAAVPAFFNVNCAKDTQATYTPIDAKTIGVENTCTTFTGQSNRVQGRATVVDPVTKAQLSVKFPQVPVSFDPGNAPNYIVAWVADGKNPTDPYRFAVVGDPTRTSGFLLSRDKVVPTSTLRMLRGEIEKVGFNSCTFLVSPTTGGRTDHSPLCTV; this is encoded by the coding sequence ATGCGCATCACCCGCACGACCCGCCCGCTGCTCACGCTGCTCGCGACTGCAGCCCTCGCGCTCGGCGCATTGTTCGCGACCAGCGCGTCGGCCTCGGCCGCTCCCCTACAGCCGATTCCGAAACTCGACACGCAGCGGTATCTGGGTTCGTGGTGGCAACTCGCCGCGGTGCCGGCGTTCTTCAACGTGAACTGCGCCAAGGACACCCAGGCCACATACACGCCGATCGATGCCAAGACGATCGGCGTCGAGAACACCTGCACGACCTTCACCGGCCAGAGCAATCGGGTGCAGGGTCGCGCCACCGTCGTCGACCCGGTCACCAAAGCCCAGCTGTCCGTGAAGTTCCCGCAGGTTCCGGTCAGCTTCGATCCGGGCAATGCACCCAACTACATCGTCGCGTGGGTCGCCGATGGCAAGAATCCCACCGACCCTTACCGATTCGCCGTCGTCGGCGACCCAACCAGGACATCCGGGTTCCTGCTCTCCCGCGACAAGGTCGTCCCGACCTCGACTCTGCGCATGCTACGCGGCGAGATCGAGAAGGTCGGTTTCAATTCGTGCACCTTCCTCGTGTCGCCGACCACAGGTGGACGGACCGACCATTCGCCGCTCTGCACGGTCTGA